Below is a window of Vulpes vulpes isolate BD-2025 chromosome 5, VulVul3, whole genome shotgun sequence DNA.
taatccaattaaaaaatgagccaaacACATGAATagatacttctccaaagaagatatccagatggccaacagacacatgaaaagatgctcaacatcactcatcatcagggaaatgcagactaaaactacaatgagatatcagctcACACCCATGAGAATGGCTAAActcaatacaagaaacaacacatgttggtgaggatgtagagaaaaaggaacactggtacattattggtgggaatgcaaactggtgcatccactgtggaaaacagtatggaggttcctcaaaaagttaaaaatagagaactatgtatgatccagcaatcgcaCCACTGGtatttatttccccaaagaatacaataacactaattcaaaggtataTGTGCACCCttatgtttgtagcagcattgctgtcaatagccaaaatatggaagcatcCCAAGTGTCCCCTTCtgaccgatgaatggataaagatgtagtgtgtatattattcagccatgaatgGAGCTAgtgagtataatgctaagcaaaataagtcagtcagagaaagacaaataccatatgatttcactcatttgtggaatttaaaaaacaaaaggggggaaatgagagagacagagagaaagagagagaaagagatcaagaaatagacttttatttattttttttttaaaacaagctctggccagttttattaaagaaaaattttgcatGATTTACTTTTCACCAGTCTGTTCTGGCATGCTTCTAAtgatatcagaatcacctggatcAATGATAGCCAGTGTGCATACTCTGTAGTATTTCCCACATGCTGTGCCCAATTCAATATTATTGCCACTGTAGTGATGGACACCAGTTTTGGCCAACATGGCGTAGTATTCTATTTCAGATTTCCTCAAAGCCGGGCAGTTGTTGGCCAGGATGACCAGTTTCGCTTTGCCGTGTCTGATCATTTTCAGGGTCTGCTTGTACCCCAGCACGTACTTTCCACTCTTCATAACCAGTTGGAGCCTAGAGTTGATCGACTCCAGCGACTTTTTCGTCTTCTTTGCGGCCACCATCTTCCTGCCTTAGATGCGGGACGGCCCCAACCAACAGCAACCGCCAAGATGGCCGGGAGCAAGAAATAGACTTTTAGAGGACAAACTGATAGTTACAGGGGGAGGTGgcggggatgggtgaaacaggtgatggagatttttttttttttaagattttatttattcatgagagacacagagagagggagagaggcagagacacaggcagaaggagaagcaggctccatgcagagagcccgacattggactcgatcccaggactccaggaccacaccctgcaCTAAATtgcgagccacccgggctgcccggtgatgaagattaaagagtgcacttgtgacGAGCatcaggtgatgtatggaactgCTGAATTACtctattgtacacttgaaactattgtaacactgtatgttaactatactggaattaaaataaaacttaaaaacagaaaaagaatctaAGCTGCAGTTTACTCTCTCCAGTGTGAGATCTACACAAGTGCTGATATGAGTAATTAATGGTGAAGCTAGAGGAAATGAGATGTGTTCAGCCCTGCCCTGGAATGCTAGGTCACACACAAGAGCATTCTTATTAATAAAGACTCTGAAAAGAGTTGTAGGCAAGAATAAAGTAATACTTATTTACAAAATACCCCTTATTTTTAGAGGGGTATTTTGGGGAAGGGggatttctttagattttttttctttaaggtttagATCTTTGCCCTTACAAGAATTTCCTTCTATTAGGAAATTGCAGCTATAGATATACTTTTTACAACTATAAAATGGTTGTGCACTCTAACTTCACAGAAGATCATGGAAAATCCACCTACTAACACAGAGCTCAAAAGACATATACGATGACAATCTAAATAAAATGACTGACTGGAGTATTAGGCTAATTATCAAGAGGAGTGATAAACTAAAAAAGGAACTAAATGCCTAttaattaggaaaacaaataggtactattaaaaaaaaaaaaggaaaatgcctAAGAAGTGAATGCTAGATAACAAAAGGAAGTAAAGATATTTAACTGATTAATCCTAACCCTCTCTTTTCTTCAACATTCTCACaattattaagcaaagatactaAACTGCTGCTTtctaaaaggttaaaaaaaaaaaaacccaaagtagtttggtttaaaattttgaagtttttcttaTCTCCCAACTCTTGCTACATCTCTGATATTcaaaaagcatataaatatagtatatttaaCTAAAAGGTGATGGCTAATAAACTAAAAATCTGGGCCCAACTTTCTCCTCTGACCTTATCCTGTAAAATACTTGCCAAATTCTAACTcaaattattccttttctttcccaccaCATTCTTTCATGGATACTTAACTTTACAGTGAGGTTCCCTGAGTCTGGAATGCCCTTGCTCTTTATTATTGTGTGCTGAGAATACCTATTCACCTTATATAACTCAGCTTACAGTTTCCTCTTTGAAGGTTTTATGTTCATCTCCCCGCAACCCCTAAAATCTCAGGTTTGGTCAAGTCTTATGTAGGGGATTTTCTTGAAGGTCTTCTGTTACATTCAAAAAGTCAACCAAAATATGACAGAAATTGTATGAAGCAAAAGCAGAGAGTCACGGGACAGGAAGAACTCTTATGGATCAGGGAGTCTATGCCCTCAAttgaaaaaactgaggcccagttgGGACTTAGACCCAGCTCTATCAACAACAATTTTATTCCAACATAGCAACAATCATCAAATCAACATAAGTGTTTCTAAAATTGCCAAGGAAAAAGACACTGAGATCTTCAAACTGGAAAATACAATTCACTCAAGAAAGGGAGCTTATCATATTGCTAAGAGTACTGGAACCCTCCCACTGCCTGGGTGAGTTTCTGGGATAtccctaaataaaaggaaatcgATATCCATCAGCAACTTTGCAAACATACTTATTCTATCAAGTCATATATgtctttaatataaaatttctgcGCTCTGTGTATGTCTAGTGTTTGGTGTCTAATCAGGAAGTTGCTACTTTTAACATCACTCTGAATGGTATAAGATCAGAATGCTAAACATACTGGGGGGAAAATGGTCATCACAGATCTTTATACCCTCTAATTTATATGAATGACAAGTAAGAACTAGGGGTGATTATAAATGAAGGTAAACTGAAGTAATTTCACATGAATATAGAGAATTATTTCAGTATTATGGATAGACCCCAAAATGCATTCGCATGAACAGTTCTAACACAGGCACAAACTAAAGTGTTAAGGGCAAAGTACATATAGACAAGCCTTACATATTTGTAATTGTTCTTATATGTTTTAAGTCATGAGTTGTAGAAACTGTCCTATAAATCTCTGAATCTATGATTTATTCCCACAGTTTCCAGGATACAGCTTTTCCTAAAGAGAATCAAGAATCGTTACATGAGGTGAAATACATGTATGACTCTACTTCGGGCAGAAAATCAAAGAATGATCAATGTGTGATCTGACAACtctcagaatataaaaatataaaaatctcacCATATAAAATAGTAAGTTAAAATTCTTGTACGGCAGTTTTAAACCACTACATTTCAAGTGAGTATATATAACTTAGCTGTTTAAAATGATCTAAGAACAAGTCCAAatctagaaacaaaaaatagCTACATTGGTATTGCCAGACTATGAATATAAACCCAATCTGTGGCTCACCTAAAACAAACTTAAGTATACTGAGGGGGAAAGGCTGAGACTGAAGAATATATCTTGGTCATTCAAGACTAACTGGCTTTAAATATTactaagtatatacatatacttcatatgcatgataaaaagaaaaactcattttataataGTTAAGGGTAACGTTTGTTTAATTAATATAGGACAGAATAGGGGCACtaggctggct
It encodes the following:
- the LOC112914299 gene encoding large ribosomal subunit protein eL30; protein product: MVAAKKTKKSLESINSRLQLVMKSGKYVLGYKQTLKMIRHGKAKLVILANNCPALRKSEIEYYAMLAKTGVHHYSGNNIELGTACGKYYRVCTLAIIDPGDSDIIRSMPEQTGEK